Below is a genomic region from Desulfovibrio intestinalis.
ATCGTGGTGCAGGCTGCAGGTCTTATTCGCGATTGCCTGGAAGAGCCGGAAGCTGAAGCTCTGCCGGATATTGATGAACTGCGCGGGGCCGTTAATACCATACGCACGCAAAGCCTGCGCGTGCGCGAGATTACCCGCAAGCTGCTCATGGTTGGGCATGGGTTGGACGCGCGTACTGGTCCGCTGGACGTAGCGGCGATCGTTGAAGAAGTTATAGATCTGCTGCGGCACAGATCAGAGGCAGCAGGGCTGCATTATCAGGTGGATCTTTCAGGCGCTCGCCTGCCAGAAGGAGAAGCTGCGGCGGATGATCTGGTTGTTGAAGGCGCTTGGCGACCTTGGGGGTCCGCACCAGAGCTGCGGCAGATATTCCTGCATCTATTTGAAAATGCTTTGGATGCCATGCTCGAAGGTGGATTTGTACAGGTGACGGCCAGGGTAAGGCGTGACGGCCAGGGCAGGAGCTGGTACGATATGCTCGTGGCTGACAACGGCCCCGGCATCGCGCCGGACATAATGCCCCATATTTTCGAGCCATTTTTTAGTTCGCGTGCCCTTCAAAGCGGATGCGGCGGTCATGTCCAATACCATGACGGTCACAACGGCAGCACCATGCGCCCCGGTCCTGCCACACAATCCCACATGGGCCGCTATGCGGGTCTCGGTCTTGCCGTGGCCCGTTCGCTGGCGCACGCGCGCGGTGGTGAACTCTCCGCCGCCAATCGCCAGGAAGGCGGGGCAGTATTCTGTCTCAGCCTTCCTCTGGCACAAATGCCCTCAACCACCGGTCAGGTTGTGGGCGACCTTCCCCCGGGCGGCGGCCTTTGATGGCCGCCCCCGGCGGCGTTTTAACGATACGCCAATAAACAAAGATCCCGGCCTTGACCGGGATCTTTGTTTATTATCAGGGATTCAAAATGCTGGCTGATGGGAAGCACAGGGTGGCTAGCTAGCCGCCGAAGTTGTTTTCAAGGCTGTGTCCAGTTGGCAAAAAACCTTATTCAGCACTTTCAGCGAGACTGTTAAGCCATTGTGCCATGCGTGCGGTCTGTTCCAGATGCCACAGCGAGGCGATAAGCGGAGAAAGTGTTCCTCCGTCAGGGTCATACATGGTCGCTGAACCATGCTTGCGCAAGGCTTCCCAGGCAGTGACGGCTTCATGCAGAGACTTGCTTCTTTCTTCCCCCAGCACAGGAGCCAGCGCTACCTGCTTGAAAGCAATAATTTTTTCCAGCCGCCCCAATTCTGTGTTGATGCAGTCCTGCATTTCTGTGGTCACTCCGGCGGCGCTGTCCATGCATATCTGGTATTCAGTGCTGTACAGGCTTTCAGCCTGAACCGGCGAAATATCGTCTTGCTCTTTGTCTTGCGCCGGGTCTGCCTTTACGGCGGCGGTCGTATCACTGGCAGGAGCTTCCTTACCATTAGTGGTAGTGGACTGTCCGGCGGTAGGGGGGGCAGGGTGCGCGTTAGTGCGGTTTTCCGCGCTGACAGCGGGCAAGGCAAAAGCCAGCAGAGCCAGAATGGTAAAAACAGGCAAAGTTACGCGAAAAAACGCCAAACAGTTTCGCAACATCCTGCACTCCTTAGTGGAAATAACAATTATGCCTTCAGTGTACGCGCACGGCCAGAGGGGCGCAAGGGGCTCAAGGGCATAATCTGATTTAATCAGAAGGTTATGTTTTTGCCAGTGCAGTTCTTAGCGGTATTCTCTTCCTGACCAGAGAACTCTGCCGATAACTCTGAACTGGTCGGCTATGTCGCCGCGTAAATCAAGGTTGACGGGGGGATAGGCCGGATTGACGCTGTGCAATATGATTTTGCCGGGCACCTTGTCTATCCGCTTGATATAAATGGCGTCTTCAAAGCCAACCGCATACAGGCGGCCAGGGCTGATTTCCGTCTGTCCTTTGTCCAGCAGCACAAGGTCATTATCAAAAATTTCAGGTACCATGCTGTCCCCGGATACACGCATCAAAACCATGCGCCTGGGGTTGCCTTTGCGGCGTAAAAAATCTCCCCTGAAGGCGTAGCTGTCATCACTGCGTTCGCTGACTTCAAGGCTGCCCGTGCCCGCAGAAAGGCGGGCTTCAGCCAGGGGAACATGAATAAGATCTGTTTCGCAGTCGGCGGGGCTGGTTGGCAGTTCACCGTCTGCCGCTTCAGGAAGACGCATGGGGCCGCTGCCGAAAAACAGCCAGTGGGCGTTTACTCCGGTTTCTGCCGCGCAGGTCTGAATCCAGGCAGGTGGCACTTCTCCACGTTTGCGTGCGCCGCTGACAGATTGCGGTGTGATGCCGAGGGCACGGGCCAGCTCTGCATCGGTTGAGGCGTTCAAAGCCAGCATAAGCCTCTGCAAGGTTGTTTCAAATTCATTTTTATCAGTCATGACTGTCTCACAAACCGCGTCAACCGTGCCTTCAAGCTGGGCATGCCGCGCGGCGGGCTTGGGTCAGCCCACATAAGGCGGGCTGAAAAGTTTTTTGTGGTGGGTACAGCGACTGTCCTGCATGGCTGCAATGCCTGCGAAAACAGATGTATTAGGTTCAGGTTAACAATCTTGTTGGTGGCTGGCAAGGTTTTTATCAACTAAAAGTTTATACGTACTTTTAATTACAATGTTTAAATGGTAAGTGACAGGTTTTAATTGTTATTATTTCACCCGTCTAAGTGCTTTTATATGCTTTTACTTATGACTTCGTTTGCGCTCTATCAGCCGAAGAATCATGTTGGATATAAGAACGCCACCGCAAGCCAGTATGGTATCAAGCAACCGCCAACTCAGTAAAGAAATGTCGCCTCCTGCATTCAGCATGGCTAGATCAATGAGCAGCAGCACGATGAAGGTGATGATGAAGCTGAACAGCATATAATGCCCGGCTTGGGCGTAAGGAATGAAAAGAGCTGCAAGGCCGATGGCAATGGCAAGAGGCAGAGGGGTGGGTATGCTGAAAACAGCAGGAGCCGCCGCTATAACGCCCAGCACTGTACCCAGGGCGCGGTCACGGATGCGGCGTAGTTCGGTTGCGCCGTTACTGTGCATGACAAAAAGCACGGTCAGGCCAACCCACGCGGGGTGGCTGAAGTTCAGGCCCCGCGCAGCCAGGGTACAGACAAGAACCGTCAGCGGCACTGCCATACCGAAGAGGTAGTCATTCATGGCTCCGCTTTTGAACGCCTTGAACTCTTCAAAGGGGCTTGCTCCATCGCCTTGCCCGCTGCCAAACTGGATGCCAAGCACGCTGAGCAGCGCACCAAAGGCCAGACCCGCCATAAAAAGTTCTGCTGCTGCCAAAGAGTTGGCCATACCAAAGTGCGTAAGCAGGGCGGCCGCGGACATGTTTTTGACTACAAGGCTGAGGTAGGCCTGGTCTGGACGGGGCAGAGCCGCAAGCCAACTGAACAGTACCAGAGGAATAAGGGCAAGATTGTTATTGCCTTGGGTCAAAACGCCCACTGAAGCGGCTATGCACACGAGCAGGCCGCCTGCGCCTATGCATAATACGCGTGGCAAAGGGCTATAACGTGGCGCAATGAACAGGGCGAACAGCGCCCCCAGTGCGCCAAGCAAAGCAACTTCCGGTTTATTCCAGACTTGGCTGATAATAATGGGAATGCACATGGCCAGCATGTAAAGAACGCCTCGGACCATGAAGTTACGATGCTGGGAAGAGATGGGCATGCAGGCTCCGGAGAAATATGTAATGGCAGGTTATATCGTTTATTACTGATAATTATTGGTGATATGATACAGTAGCCTGTTATCAAAGGTCAAATACGAACTTGCAAATATAATACAGATAGATAAACTGAAGTAAGAGCTGTATTGGTTGTTTTTATATCCAGCTGTCTTTATATGTCTGCCTTTAATTCAAAATTAAATGTTATTGACATAGCATGTCTGATAAACAATTCTGACCAGAATTTATTTATTTGTACAAATAGCGAAACAAAAAATACACGTCATATTCACATCAAGCAGGTAGTAGATCTGTCGGGTTGGCTTTTTTGACAAACTTACCAATTACTTTTTGTAACGCTCTTAAGGAATAAGATATTCGGGCGATTATCATATTGTGATGATTTGTCTTTAAGAGAATAGCGGACTGCCCCGAACGCAAGAGAAGCTGCCTGAGATTGCCTGCACGGTGAGAGCAGGCAGAGGAGGAACTGCACATGACAATCAAGGCCAGGGTTATATTAGGTTTTTTGCTGACAATCATTGTCATGGCTGGCAGCACCATTCCTTATGTTACCAGTAAAATGCGTGAAAATGCCGAGCAGGCTTACATGGAAGCTTCCCACGAGCAATTGCAGATTATGGGAAGCTATATTGAAGGCTTTATTGGCGAGGCTGAGCGCAATCTTGCAGTTCTGGCAGCTGATGAGGTTCTTATTAATGCAGAAGGGCTTTTTCCCATCTATGTAAACAAAACCAGTGAAACGGCCTACAAGCGCTCTGACCTTGATTCTGAGGCAGCCAAAGCAGCCATGCTCATTGCGCGCGTGGCTGAGGCCAATCCTGCCTATGCGGAAGTTTATGCGGGGTACCCTGACGGCAGTTACGGAACCTCAATGAAGGAAGGCCCGATTCCCGCCGGATTCAACTCTTCCAAGCGGCCCTGGTATGTGGGGCAGATGAATTCCGGCAAACCTATGGGGCTTGCCAACAGCTACCTGTCCATTTCAGGCGAAATGGTGCTGGCTGTTACACACATCCTTCGCAGCGACAAGGGTGCAATCAAGGGCGTGTTGGGGGTGGACGTTTCACTCAACGGGCTTTCAGAAAAATTTACCTCACTGAATTTCGGAAGCACCGGCTATTTCATGCTCATTGAAAATACGGGGCGCATTCTCTGCGATCCAAGAGATAAAGATCTCACGGGCAAGGTTATTGGCACGGAAGTCAAGGATCCCGGGCTGGAGCAGTTGTTCAGCACGCAGGATGGCCTTGTGCTCACCCGCATAAAAGATGTGCCTGTTCGAGCCAACGTGTTTACAACCAGCTTTGGCTGGAAGATTGTGGTTATTCAGGACGAGAGCGAAATTTTTGCCAGCGCCAACGAAGCCATACGTTCTGTGTCAATCATTTACGGCATAGTGACTCTCATCATGCTGGCAGTGGCCTGGTATATCGTGCGGTCCATCAATCGGCCCCTGCACCTCATCGTTGCAGAGGCAGACAAGATTTCTCAGGGCAACCTTGATGTGCATCTGGAACCGCGTGACTTTTACGGAGAATTGGCGGAACTGCGCCATTCGTTGCTCAACATGGTCACCAATCTGCAAAACATGATTACAACCGCGCATCAAAAGAGCAACGAAGCCGAAGAGCAAACCCTGCTGGCCAAGGCTGCCACAGAACAGGCAGAGGCTGCCCGTCAACAGGCTGAAAACGCAAGGCGTGACGGCATGCTGGCCGCAGCAGGGCAGCTGGAAGAAGTGGTGTTGGTCATCTCTTCCGCATCCAATCAGCTTTCGGCCCGTATTGCGCAGTCGGACCATATTTCTGCGGAATCCGCAACGCGCCTCAGTGAGGCCGCCACAGCCATGAACCAGATGAACGCAACCGTGCGCGAAGTTGCTGGCAATGCTTCCGCTGCTTCGTCCATGTCAGATGAAACTAGGGGCAATGCCGAAAACGGAGCGCAGATCGTGCGGCAGGCCCTGGAGAGCATTGACCATGTGCACAGCGTTTCTATGGAGCTCAAGGGTGATATGTCTCAGCTGAATGAGCACGCCCTGGCGATTAACCGCATTATGGGCGTCATTTCTGATATTGCCGACCAGACCAACCTGCTTGCCCTTAACGCCGCCATTGAGGCTGCACGCGCTGGCGATGCTGGACGCGGCTTTGCGGTAGTGGCCGACGAAGTGCGCAAACTGGCTGAAAAGACAATGGCCTCCACTCAGGATGTGGGCAATGCCATCAAGGCCATTCAGGAAAGTACAGCCAAAAGCGTGAGCGGTATGGACAAGGCGCTTACGGAAGTTGAAACCGCCACGGGCTTTGCCCGGCAATCTGGCGAGGCTCTTCGCCAAATTGTCAGCAATGTGGAAACTACAGCAGATCAGGTACGGGCTATCGCCACGGCAAGTGAAGAACAGTCTGCCGCCAGCGAAGAAATCAACCAGTCCATTGTGCAGGTCAACGATATGTCCGGGCAAACCGCCCAGGCCATGAGCGAAGCCGCCCAAGCCGTTACCGAACTTGCGCAGCAGGCCCATCGGTTGAGCGCGCTTATCAGTAATATGAAGAAAGCCTAGGCAATGGTTTTGCGCGCGCCTTTCCAGTTGATTTGCGATGAATTTCAGCGTTATTCCGGTCGAGTATAATAAGACTGTCCCTGCATAAAGGGTTCGTTCTTCAACAATAACGTGTATCTCGTAATTACTTTGCCAGGGCGGCACCAAACATACAAAACCCCCGACGCAGCAACGGCGCCGGGGGTTTTTCTATTGCACAAAAGCATCATATGCACGCATTGGGGTGCGATGCCTGCGGCGCGGGTATGGCAGTTTATTTTTTCAGCCAGGCTTCCACCATTTCCGGGTGCTCCGTCATGAATCTGCGGGCGTTTTTCATCGGGTCTGCACCCTTTTCCTGATTCCAGGCCATGAGCTGCTGCAACTGATCTGCGCCAGTGAAGGCGAACTTGGACAAAAAGGCA
It encodes:
- a CDS encoding methyl-accepting chemotaxis protein — its product is MTIKARVILGFLLTIIVMAGSTIPYVTSKMRENAEQAYMEASHEQLQIMGSYIEGFIGEAERNLAVLAADEVLINAEGLFPIYVNKTSETAYKRSDLDSEAAKAAMLIARVAEANPAYAEVYAGYPDGSYGTSMKEGPIPAGFNSSKRPWYVGQMNSGKPMGLANSYLSISGEMVLAVTHILRSDKGAIKGVLGVDVSLNGLSEKFTSLNFGSTGYFMLIENTGRILCDPRDKDLTGKVIGTEVKDPGLEQLFSTQDGLVLTRIKDVPVRANVFTTSFGWKIVVIQDESEIFASANEAIRSVSIIYGIVTLIMLAVAWYIVRSINRPLHLIVAEADKISQGNLDVHLEPRDFYGELAELRHSLLNMVTNLQNMITTAHQKSNEAEEQTLLAKAATEQAEAARQQAENARRDGMLAAAGQLEEVVLVISSASNQLSARIAQSDHISAESATRLSEAATAMNQMNATVREVAGNASAASSMSDETRGNAENGAQIVRQALESIDHVHSVSMELKGDMSQLNEHALAINRIMGVISDIADQTNLLALNAAIEAARAGDAGRGFAVVADEVRKLAEKTMASTQDVGNAIKAIQESTAKSVSGMDKALTEVETATGFARQSGEALRQIVSNVETTADQVRAIATASEEQSAASEEINQSIVQVNDMSGQTAQAMSEAAQAVTELAQQAHRLSALISNMKKA
- a CDS encoding FUSC family protein, producing MPISSQHRNFMVRGVLYMLAMCIPIIISQVWNKPEVALLGALGALFALFIAPRYSPLPRVLCIGAGGLLVCIAASVGVLTQGNNNLALIPLVLFSWLAALPRPDQAYLSLVVKNMSAAALLTHFGMANSLAAAELFMAGLAFGALLSVLGIQFGSGQGDGASPFEEFKAFKSGAMNDYLFGMAVPLTVLVCTLAARGLNFSHPAWVGLTVLFVMHSNGATELRRIRDRALGTVLGVIAAAPAVFSIPTPLPLAIAIGLAALFIPYAQAGHYMLFSFIITFIVLLLIDLAMLNAGGDISLLSWRLLDTILACGGVLISNMILRLIERKRSHK
- a CDS encoding hybrid sensor histidine kinase/response regulator encodes the protein MRVLIVDDELAFAGPLAQRLGLRGMETRTAHDANEALNILHAWPAELVFLDVGLPGMDGVALLKIIREKHPQTDVVMLSGAADMGKAVQAMRRGAFNWLSKPVDIEQVLEECHKARERAAVRQEAARLAEAARWRSLGRVAEGVAHEVNNPLNIVVQAAGLIRDCLEEPEAEALPDIDELRGAVNTIRTQSLRVREITRKLLMVGHGLDARTGPLDVAAIVEEVIDLLRHRSEAAGLHYQVDLSGARLPEGEAAADDLVVEGAWRPWGSAPELRQIFLHLFENALDAMLEGGFVQVTARVRRDGQGRSWYDMLVADNGPGIAPDIMPHIFEPFFSSRALQSGCGGHVQYHDGHNGSTMRPGPATQSHMGRYAGLGLAVARSLAHARGGELSAANRQEGGAVFCLSLPLAQMPSTTGQVVGDLPPGGGL
- a CDS encoding lysozyme inhibitor LprI family protein, with translation MLRNCLAFFRVTLPVFTILALLAFALPAVSAENRTNAHPAPPTAGQSTTTNGKEAPASDTTAAVKADPAQDKEQDDISPVQAESLYSTEYQICMDSAAGVTTEMQDCINTELGRLEKIIAFKQVALAPVLGEERSKSLHEAVTAWEALRKHGSATMYDPDGGTLSPLIASLWHLEQTARMAQWLNSLAESAE
- a CDS encoding LexA family transcriptional regulator, yielding MTDKNEFETTLQRLMLALNASTDAELARALGITPQSVSGARKRGEVPPAWIQTCAAETGVNAHWLFFGSGPMRLPEAADGELPTSPADCETDLIHVPLAEARLSAGTGSLEVSERSDDSYAFRGDFLRRKGNPRRMVLMRVSGDSMVPEIFDNDLVLLDKGQTEISPGRLYAVGFEDAIYIKRIDKVPGKIILHSVNPAYPPVNLDLRGDIADQFRVIGRVLWSGREYR